One genomic region from Metallosphaera tengchongensis encodes:
- a CDS encoding sodium:calcium antiporter, translated as MLILSVLSIPMFALGVELMYRGVKIGSPYFIALISILPELILTIESSMRSNYYVALSTVLGSVVSLYVIGISFFGIVHFLRWKSHFKVGKQREFPFIVVTSLLLGLLPLFGRLDFLWGIIFLILFLFYSAIKMTSTKINARAIPSLLAGGLIIWFSSGWLLQDIFSISSAFHIPPYYVAVFIVPIMSNIQEISTAFRSKKENVMREFLLGVINENVMASTLLLAIIGFASGINGVELNYLNPMIEISFLVGTLAYVLVKNGEIRLSDSLIMILGLLLFISQFYGKFIIL; from the coding sequence GTGTTAATCCTATCGGTATTGTCAATACCTATGTTTGCGTTGGGAGTCGAACTCATGTATAGGGGGGTGAAGATAGGTAGCCCTTATTTTATAGCCCTCATCTCTATTCTTCCTGAGCTTATTCTAACCATAGAGTCGTCTATGCGTTCCAACTATTACGTTGCCCTCTCAACGGTTTTAGGTAGTGTAGTTTCACTCTACGTCATAGGGATCAGTTTCTTCGGTATAGTCCATTTTCTGAGGTGGAAGAGCCATTTCAAGGTAGGCAAACAGAGGGAGTTCCCCTTTATAGTTGTCACTTCGTTATTACTAGGTTTACTGCCCTTGTTTGGGAGGCTGGATTTCCTTTGGGGTATAATTTTTCTCATCCTCTTCCTTTTTTATAGCGCAATAAAGATGACTTCAACGAAGATAAACGCCAGAGCCATCCCCTCATTGCTAGCAGGTGGACTAATAATCTGGTTCTCTTCCGGATGGCTACTCCAAGATATCTTCTCCATCTCCAGCGCTTTCCACATACCGCCCTACTATGTTGCCGTTTTCATTGTCCCCATCATGTCCAATATCCAAGAGATCTCCACCGCATTCAGGTCAAAGAAGGAAAACGTAATGAGGGAATTTCTATTGGGTGTAATAAATGAAAACGTGATGGCATCTACGCTGCTTCTAGCTATAATAGGTTTTGCATCTGGGATTAACGGAGTTGAGCTCAACTACCTCAACCCCATGATAGAGATCTCATTTCTCGTTGGTACCTTAGCCTACGTTCTAGTAAAGAACGGAGAGATTAGGCTCTCCGACTCTCTTATAATGATTCTCGGTTTGCTTCTATTTATTTCTCAATTTTATGGAAAATTTATAATACTGTGA
- a CDS encoding CBS domain-containing protein has protein sequence MTKVADVMSPVVVSLSVDAKAKELIEVLAREKSGRVIITKDEKPEGIVTTRGIVRAYVEYGRNLLELKIKDLIREKLISSNVNDSLQDVIRKMISFDIGGVPVMDGDIIVGIFTERDLVKFMSTQVYSGLVDSIMSQNVVEITGNVNTLEASKLMVEHGVRRLPIVIDGQLKGIVTAADIVKSLSNSIEPRPVLEVGTRNPITVRRLDTIMKVVKIMDERRIGTLPVVEDRLVGIVTERDLLYAAINSVN, from the coding sequence ATGACAAAAGTCGCAGATGTAATGAGTCCTGTAGTGGTGTCATTGTCAGTGGACGCTAAAGCGAAGGAGCTCATAGAGGTATTAGCGAGAGAGAAATCTGGGAGGGTTATTATAACCAAGGATGAGAAGCCTGAGGGAATAGTAACTACCAGAGGAATAGTTAGGGCTTACGTGGAATACGGGAGAAATCTTTTGGAGCTAAAGATTAAGGACCTAATAAGGGAAAAGCTCATCTCTTCTAACGTTAACGACAGCCTACAGGATGTAATAAGGAAGATGATTAGTTTCGACATCGGCGGAGTTCCGGTTATGGATGGAGATATTATTGTTGGTATCTTCACTGAAAGGGATTTGGTCAAGTTCATGTCAACTCAGGTGTACTCCGGACTAGTGGACTCAATCATGAGTCAAAACGTAGTGGAGATAACAGGAAATGTTAACACGCTTGAGGCATCTAAATTGATGGTGGAACACGGAGTCAGGAGATTGCCTATAGTTATTGATGGTCAGCTTAAGGGAATAGTCACTGCTGCTGACATAGTTAAGTCTCTATCCAATTCAATTGAACCGAGACCAGTATTGGAAGTAGGCACCCGTAATCCAATCACTGTAAGGAGACTAGACACCATAATGAAGGTAGTTAAGATAATGGATGAAAGGAGAATAGGCACCCTTCCTGTTGTAGAGGATAGACTTGTAGGCATTGTTACGGAAAGAGATCTCCTTTATGCAGCTATAAATTCAGTTAATTAA
- a CDS encoding winged helix-turn-helix domain-containing protein: MSVSSKKRNYMDIVREILSLSKDGIRKTNLMIKARLSFDLLKKYLMTLESLKLVEERDRKIWTTGKGMEVLEIMRRLDKIKSEEISLRERLQRLISDDGYSFTQSSFGLMDEIRDLLKSRSISFQEVNGAIVTSNLVIMEENNVYGRSMFHRLPRLIIGKELSVYSDGKNVRILNNPNLMRFLVDVLSKKINVEA; the protein is encoded by the coding sequence ATGAGTGTATCTTCGAAGAAGAGGAACTACATGGATATAGTAAGGGAGATACTATCATTGAGTAAGGATGGGATAAGAAAGACTAACCTGATGATAAAGGCTAGGCTTAGCTTTGATCTTCTTAAGAAGTATCTAATGACTCTCGAATCGTTGAAGTTAGTGGAGGAGAGGGACAGAAAAATATGGACTACAGGTAAGGGGATGGAGGTGTTAGAGATTATGAGGAGGTTAGACAAGATAAAAAGTGAAGAGATCTCCCTTAGGGAGAGGTTGCAGAGACTTATCTCTGATGATGGCTACTCTTTCACTCAGAGTTCCTTTGGGTTAATGGACGAGATAAGGGATCTATTGAAATCTCGTTCAATATCTTTTCAAGAAGTTAATGGTGCTATAGTAACAAGTAACTTGGTGATCATGGAAGAAAATAACGTGTACGGGAGGTCAATGTTCCATCGGTTACCTAGACTCATAATAGGTAAGGAGCTTTCAGTGTATTCAGACGGAAAGAATGTGAGAATATTAAATAACCCAAATTTAATGCGATTCCTGGTTGATGTCTTAAGTAAAAAGATAAACGTGGAAGCCTGA
- a CDS encoding 4Fe-4S dicluster domain-containing protein: MLPNYQFFPVSHPEEGAGGKTGNWRVVRPEVTSKCIGCNACFLWCPEGTIMVKGNKAEVNYVYCKGCGVCANVCPVKAITMVSEA; encoded by the coding sequence TTGTTGCCTAACTACCAATTCTTCCCAGTTTCCCACCCAGAAGAGGGAGCTGGAGGGAAAACCGGGAACTGGAGGGTAGTGAGACCTGAGGTAACTAGTAAGTGTATTGGGTGTAATGCGTGCTTTTTGTGGTGCCCAGAGGGTACTATCATGGTGAAAGGGAACAAAGCTGAGGTAAACTACGTCTATTGCAAAGGATGTGGAGTCTGTGCCAATGTGTGCCCAGTTAAAGCAATAACCATGGTGAGTGAAGCATGA
- a CDS encoding 2-oxoacid:acceptor oxidoreductase family protein gives MRSSLEIRFHGRGGQGVVTASNLLAVSAGLEGLYSSAFPIYGAERRGAEIESYCRISDSPIRETSPIEEPDVVVILDPTLLKISNPLKGLKKEGKVLLNWKQVPPNLSSKLFLVDATGIAIEHKLVKSGWPLVNVVMLGALVKVLGTPSLDSLKTAIDSEFSESVAELNKKAVEVAFNRVMEVGSVVA, from the coding sequence GTGAGATCATCGCTTGAGATACGCTTCCATGGCAGAGGGGGTCAAGGCGTTGTCACTGCCTCAAATCTCCTTGCAGTATCTGCAGGATTAGAGGGCCTTTACTCTTCGGCCTTCCCAATATATGGTGCAGAGAGAAGGGGGGCGGAGATAGAGTCCTATTGTAGGATTTCAGACTCTCCCATAAGGGAGACTTCTCCAATTGAGGAACCGGACGTGGTGGTGATATTAGATCCTACCCTCCTCAAGATCTCTAACCCCCTTAAGGGGTTAAAGAAGGAAGGAAAGGTCTTGCTGAACTGGAAGCAAGTCCCTCCCAATCTCTCCTCAAAGCTATTCCTTGTGGACGCTACTGGTATAGCCATAGAGCACAAGCTAGTCAAGTCTGGCTGGCCCCTTGTCAATGTAGTTATGCTAGGTGCCCTAGTCAAGGTTCTTGGAACCCCGAGTTTGGATTCATTGAAGACTGCTATAGATTCGGAGTTTAGCGAGTCCGTAGCCGAGCTTAACAAGAAGGCAGTGGAGGTCGCGTTTAACAGAGTAATGGAGGTGGGATCGGTTGTTGCCTAA
- the porB gene encoding pyruvate synthase subunit PorB, protein MSLALRDLRSKSLLPGTSACPGCPENMAMRMVGMALGNDVVMVVVAGCSSVIQGIGPKNAYGYPVLNIAFAAGSAAASGMWRALRQRNKDTTVVVWAGDGGTADIGFASLSGAAERNENFIYLCVDNEAYMNSGGQRSGSTPHGAVTSTTPEGKKENKKELLFLMLDHHIPYVATASVGYPHDLIDKLRRAKNIEGFRYIQVLTPDPYGWLFDPSRTAEVAKLAVQTCYWPLIEVSHDKVTVSNESLHCLKKETRRPLRDFTSLQGRYKRLSEQDFQELEKYVDYLWDRISKLMD, encoded by the coding sequence TTGAGCTTGGCACTCCGAGATCTTCGATCTAAGTCCTTACTTCCTGGCACTTCAGCGTGTCCAGGGTGTCCAGAAAATATGGCCATGAGAATGGTAGGGATGGCATTGGGCAACGATGTGGTCATGGTAGTAGTTGCAGGATGTTCCTCCGTAATCCAAGGAATAGGGCCCAAGAACGCTTACGGTTATCCCGTTCTAAACATCGCGTTCGCTGCAGGTTCTGCCGCTGCTTCAGGGATGTGGAGGGCTCTCAGGCAAAGGAACAAGGATACTACAGTTGTGGTGTGGGCTGGAGACGGTGGGACTGCAGATATAGGATTTGCATCGTTGAGTGGAGCAGCGGAGAGAAATGAGAACTTCATTTATCTTTGCGTAGATAATGAAGCCTACATGAACTCGGGGGGTCAGAGAAGCGGTTCTACTCCTCACGGAGCTGTGACTAGCACAACCCCCGAAGGGAAGAAGGAGAACAAGAAGGAGCTTCTGTTCCTAATGTTGGATCACCACATCCCCTACGTCGCAACAGCGTCCGTGGGATATCCTCACGACCTCATCGATAAATTAAGAAGGGCTAAGAACATTGAAGGGTTCAGATATATTCAAGTATTGACCCCTGACCCTTATGGGTGGCTGTTTGACCCTTCGAGGACCGCCGAGGTAGCTAAACTGGCTGTTCAGACATGTTACTGGCCTTTAATAGAGGTATCGCACGATAAGGTTACTGTGAGCAACGAGTCCCTTCATTGCCTTAAGAAAGAGACTAGAAGACCTCTAAGGGACTTTACCTCTCTTCAAGGGAGGTACAAAAGACTCTCGGAGCAAGACTTCCAGGAACTGGAGAAGTACGTAGATTATTTGTGGGATAGGATATCCAAACTCATGGACTAA
- a CDS encoding pyruvate ferredoxin oxidoreductase, translated as MRKIISGNEAVALAVKLARVGVVGIYPITPQTTIIEELAEMKLRGEVSADVVRVESEHSAMGVTLGAAVSGVRAFTATSSQGLLYMHEMVWWAAGSRAPLVMVVATRAVGAPWNIWNENTDFMSERDSGWIMAFASSPQEALDLTIQAFRVSEDPRVFLPMMVGMDGFVLSHTKTNVYIPSQEDVDEFLPPRRQPYVIDPETQESMGNIFQPFDYMKLRHSIHESIESSQDVIREIGREYEKLNPLSDYKTLNVEYKLEDADYAVVTMGAWSLDAMEAVDRLRQEGVNVGLYRVRYIRPWATDEIMRALGDKKGVIVFDRATSLGRGGPLYLEMKATIDSPVKGVVTGLGGVSIGKKDFYHVISKSIEEFRFKSFREVEWYYPGEVKEVELGTPRSSI; from the coding sequence ATGAGGAAGATAATCTCTGGAAATGAGGCTGTGGCCCTGGCAGTTAAGCTGGCGAGGGTAGGAGTAGTTGGGATTTACCCAATTACTCCCCAAACGACCATAATTGAGGAGCTGGCGGAGATGAAGCTACGGGGAGAGGTAAGTGCTGATGTAGTCAGGGTCGAGAGTGAGCACTCTGCCATGGGAGTGACCTTAGGGGCAGCAGTATCTGGTGTAAGGGCTTTCACGGCGACTTCCTCTCAAGGTCTCCTTTACATGCACGAAATGGTCTGGTGGGCTGCAGGGAGCAGAGCCCCACTAGTTATGGTGGTCGCCACGAGAGCTGTTGGAGCTCCTTGGAACATTTGGAACGAAAACACAGACTTCATGAGCGAAAGAGACAGCGGTTGGATAATGGCGTTCGCATCAAGTCCACAAGAGGCTCTTGATCTAACTATACAAGCGTTCAGGGTCTCAGAGGATCCTAGGGTATTCCTCCCTATGATGGTTGGGATGGACGGCTTCGTTCTATCACACACCAAGACCAACGTATATATCCCCTCACAGGAGGACGTGGACGAGTTCCTTCCTCCAAGGAGACAACCCTACGTCATAGACCCAGAGACTCAGGAAAGTATGGGGAACATTTTCCAACCTTTTGATTACATGAAACTTAGGCACTCCATCCACGAGTCCATAGAGAGCTCACAAGATGTCATAAGGGAGATCGGTCGCGAGTACGAGAAACTGAATCCACTCTCAGACTATAAGACGCTTAACGTTGAATATAAGCTAGAGGACGCAGACTACGCGGTCGTGACCATGGGAGCGTGGTCCCTCGACGCCATGGAGGCTGTGGATAGGCTGAGACAGGAAGGAGTGAACGTCGGTCTATATAGAGTGAGGTACATTAGACCGTGGGCAACTGACGAAATTATGAGGGCGCTCGGTGACAAGAAAGGAGTTATCGTGTTTGATAGAGCTACATCACTGGGTAGAGGGGGCCCTCTCTACCTTGAAATGAAAGCTACTATAGACTCCCCCGTTAAGGGAGTTGTGACAGGTCTAGGTGGCGTCTCCATAGGGAAAAAGGACTTCTATCATGTAATATCTAAGTCAATAGAGGAGTTTAGGTTCAAGTCGTTCAGGGAAGTAGAGTGGTACTATCCAGGTGAGGTGAAGGAGGTTGAGCTTGGCACTCCGAGATCTTCGATCTAA
- the cutB gene encoding glyceraldehyde dehydrogenase subunit beta yields the protein MYPAQIGYYKPDSLGDALDFLEGKDAKVLAGGMSIIPMLKLRILRPKYLVDIGDLKELSFIKEGEVTAIGATTRHRDLASHKIPGLELIQETASKVGDVQVRNMGTVGGSLCNADPSADYPAVFTALEARMVLRSRSGVREVDANEFFKGPFSTSLKQDEVLEQIKVRSLKGYYQTYKKIVRRAGDYALVGLALAIKLDSGIVKDVRISFTGVDEKPYRAREAEKALMDSKLDESKISEASNLASRGANPPSDSRGSSSYRREVMRRLLKNTLEGILNAS from the coding sequence ATGTATCCTGCCCAAATTGGCTATTACAAACCTGACAGCCTGGGCGACGCCTTAGATTTTCTTGAAGGCAAGGACGCTAAGGTTCTAGCAGGTGGCATGAGCATTATTCCTATGCTTAAGCTCAGGATCTTAAGGCCAAAGTACCTCGTTGACATTGGCGATCTAAAGGAACTATCCTTTATAAAGGAGGGAGAAGTTACAGCGATAGGGGCCACAACTAGACACAGGGATCTAGCCTCTCATAAAATCCCAGGTCTAGAACTGATCCAGGAGACCGCCTCAAAGGTAGGCGATGTCCAGGTAAGAAACATGGGGACTGTAGGTGGAAGTCTCTGCAACGCAGACCCTTCAGCTGACTACCCTGCAGTCTTCACTGCCTTAGAGGCCAGGATGGTTCTAAGGTCCAGGTCAGGGGTGAGGGAAGTGGACGCAAACGAGTTCTTCAAGGGGCCTTTCTCAACAAGTCTAAAGCAAGATGAGGTCCTGGAGCAGATCAAGGTTAGATCTCTAAAGGGGTATTACCAAACCTACAAAAAGATCGTTAGGAGAGCAGGGGACTACGCCCTCGTTGGTCTCGCCCTGGCGATAAAACTGGACTCTGGGATTGTGAAGGATGTTAGGATATCTTTCACTGGAGTTGATGAAAAGCCTTACAGGGCTAGGGAAGCTGAAAAGGCTCTAATGGACTCGAAGCTTGATGAAAGTAAGATATCTGAGGCTTCGAATCTGGCGTCTAGGGGAGCCAATCCACCTTCCGATTCCAGAGGTTCCTCCTCTTATAGAAGAGAGGTGATGAGGAGGTTATTAAAAAATACATTGGAGGGGATCTTAAATGCTAGTTGA
- a CDS encoding 4Fe-4S dicluster domain-containing protein, giving the protein MAQPVGLERELKLGFTFDHNKCILCNACVEACNKAYGGNWRVLPTFQIDGSKTALSISCNHCDNPVCLKACPALAISKDSRGVVKIDAEKCIGCGYCQWACPYEALHFSKEGTMGKCHLCVDRLGKGMPYCVESCPTGALTFGWLDEPDGNVSYLAPADITKPRLKITPPKEEIKVSPLKEKREENSLGLVAFTLSSEVALVYSLLKLPYFSIVSFVLLALTLLLSVNHAKVTTRSLRVILNQRTSWLSREVLFGGLASIAFLVTALSELFYPVALLFLGIAVASSIMIYMLKSRPSWYNLDTPISFLGTGFTVVSPLAYLFTHSLILLALGAAFSVIEIASARGKARMGFKDRRTLNLVYLPLLALSLLVPYLSIASVIVALISEIIHRREFFQKVIYYGVPSV; this is encoded by the coding sequence ATGGCACAGCCTGTAGGATTAGAGAGGGAACTCAAACTAGGATTTACCTTTGACCACAACAAGTGCATACTTTGCAACGCATGCGTCGAGGCTTGTAATAAGGCTTATGGAGGAAACTGGAGAGTGCTCCCAACCTTTCAAATAGACGGTAGTAAGACCGCTCTCTCCATTTCGTGTAATCACTGTGACAACCCTGTATGTCTGAAGGCTTGCCCAGCCTTAGCTATCTCTAAGGACAGCAGGGGAGTAGTGAAGATAGACGCTGAAAAGTGCATAGGTTGCGGGTACTGTCAGTGGGCATGTCCCTACGAAGCCCTCCACTTCTCTAAGGAGGGAACCATGGGTAAGTGTCATCTCTGTGTGGATAGACTAGGTAAGGGAATGCCGTACTGCGTTGAAAGTTGTCCCACAGGAGCTCTCACCTTTGGTTGGCTGGATGAACCAGATGGGAACGTTAGCTATCTAGCCCCTGCCGACATCACGAAACCTAGGCTCAAGATAACTCCCCCAAAGGAGGAAATTAAGGTGTCACCGTTAAAGGAAAAGAGGGAAGAGAACTCGTTGGGCTTAGTAGCCTTTACTCTGTCAAGTGAAGTGGCCCTGGTTTACTCCCTACTTAAGTTGCCTTACTTCTCCATAGTCTCTTTCGTTCTCCTGGCCCTGACCCTACTGCTTTCCGTTAACCACGCTAAGGTTACCACTAGGTCCTTGAGGGTAATACTGAACCAACGGACGTCGTGGCTTAGCAGGGAAGTGCTGTTTGGGGGACTCGCGTCAATTGCATTCCTAGTTACTGCTTTAAGTGAGTTGTTCTACCCTGTAGCTTTACTCTTTCTAGGTATTGCGGTGGCCTCATCCATAATGATTTACATGTTGAAGTCCAGACCATCTTGGTATAACCTGGACACTCCTATTTCATTTCTGGGTACTGGATTTACAGTTGTCTCACCCTTAGCTTACCTGTTTACCCATAGCCTAATCTTACTTGCGCTGGGAGCCGCGTTTTCGGTGATCGAGATAGCCTCTGCTAGAGGCAAGGCGAGGATGGGATTCAAGGATAGAAGGACTCTAAATTTGGTTTACTTACCTCTATTGGCACTCTCCCTACTTGTCCCATACCTTTCCATAGCGTCAGTCATAGTAGCTCTTATATCAGAAATAATTCACAGACGTGAATTCTTTCAAAAGGTTATATATTATGGAGTTCCATCAGTTTAA
- a CDS encoding (2Fe-2S)-binding protein, protein MLVEPGQKAKIKVKVNGVLHEVEVEPRKLLVDFLREDLNLTGSKVGCDTSTCGACTVLVDGKSVKSCTMLAVQADGKEIVTIEGLSSDSKLSPIQQAFKDNFALQCGFCTAGMIVQTHYILSERKEITEEEARDLIHGNICRCTGYQNIINAIMDASRRMRQ, encoded by the coding sequence ATGCTAGTTGAACCTGGTCAAAAGGCTAAGATAAAGGTAAAAGTGAACGGAGTACTCCACGAGGTAGAAGTTGAGCCCAGGAAGCTCCTTGTGGACTTCCTCAGAGAGGACTTGAACCTAACCGGTTCAAAGGTAGGGTGTGATACCTCAACGTGTGGAGCTTGTACGGTTCTGGTAGACGGTAAGTCAGTCAAGTCCTGTACCATGCTGGCTGTTCAGGCCGATGGCAAGGAAATTGTGACTATTGAGGGGCTGTCTTCAGACTCCAAGCTTAGTCCAATCCAACAGGCCTTCAAGGATAACTTCGCGCTGCAGTGTGGCTTCTGCACAGCCGGGATGATAGTCCAAACTCATTATATCCTGTCAGAAAGGAAGGAGATTACAGAGGAAGAGGCGAGGGATCTGATTCACGGAAACATATGCAGATGCACAGGTTACCAGAACATTATTAACGCCATAATGGATGCGTCAAGGAGGATGAGACAATGA
- a CDS encoding M1 family aminopeptidase, which yields MSYVPPSEAPEARLGRGYLLKEHEKHYPIAIPCSIVQANYELKVDGVEFEGIAELILECVKGNMFLEGVHFEVISFSLNGESNFQYDGRTFRFQVEKGRNLVAIKYRGRFLGTVRVVKGDTLEIASTGETENPSYWIPCITEPGVKTRTRMKIMVRKPLLAISNGDLLEVKEAGEWREFTWEMSYPHSFYLNSIAIGEFHQFKEEWEGVSLEYYLPKGKEGFLWNLGVTRQAMEFFSNYTGVKYPYKRYSQVVLYGMNGGMEYITNTHLTWRVLHDKRAEQDYDASSLISHELAHQWFGDLVTTKDWANIWLNEAFASYFQALFTEKIKGKDEFIYDLYIKFKTYLEEYSEYSRPIVFRYYKWPDELFDRHTYRKGSLVLHTLRNIVGDEIFREGIRNYLEEFSGKAVDTEDFRKVMERTSGLDLTQFFDLYLYSAGHPELSLSVRYSDKPVMILEQAQDVLFPLEIDVKIVTSSGEEIRKVKMESKKMELDLPKSLLYICVDPEFRTFVWVNDNQGEELLIREADDRDVMCSIRAANSLSKFTSERAVNALGKLLDHKFWGVSYEAAINLGKVKTKGALKELKDHVPANSKARRGVAKSLSEFKYDEEAAEFVNSLLQKEDSYYVKAELLRSLGKISIQRYEETVRKYYSEDSHLDVVRSAVIEALANFGSQENFNFLVEKAFNGESLPIRESATRWLGKFGERAVEPLSALVKDEFPTVRSSAIEALAETSSLKAIPVLKSVVNNEDEDGRLRATALRKVYAMGKVEPKK from the coding sequence ATGAGCTACGTACCTCCAAGTGAAGCCCCTGAAGCGAGGTTGGGAAGGGGTTATCTACTTAAGGAACACGAAAAGCATTACCCTATAGCTATACCTTGTAGTATTGTCCAAGCCAATTACGAATTGAAGGTAGACGGCGTAGAGTTCGAGGGAATTGCAGAGCTTATATTGGAGTGCGTAAAGGGTAATATGTTCCTGGAAGGTGTTCACTTCGAAGTCATATCCTTTTCGTTAAATGGAGAGAGCAATTTCCAGTATGACGGAAGAACGTTTAGGTTCCAGGTGGAAAAGGGACGGAACTTAGTGGCAATAAAGTACAGGGGGAGGTTCCTTGGGACTGTAAGGGTGGTTAAGGGAGACACGCTGGAGATAGCGTCAACTGGAGAGACCGAAAACCCGTCCTACTGGATACCGTGCATTACTGAACCTGGCGTTAAAACTAGGACAAGGATGAAGATAATGGTCAGGAAACCTCTTCTGGCTATTTCCAACGGTGACCTGTTGGAAGTAAAAGAGGCAGGAGAGTGGAGAGAATTCACTTGGGAGATGTCCTACCCTCACTCTTTCTATTTGAACAGCATAGCCATAGGGGAGTTCCACCAGTTTAAGGAAGAGTGGGAAGGGGTATCCCTCGAGTACTACCTGCCCAAAGGGAAAGAGGGCTTTCTGTGGAATTTGGGTGTGACTAGGCAGGCAATGGAATTCTTCTCCAATTACACGGGCGTAAAGTACCCTTACAAGAGATACTCCCAGGTTGTGCTATACGGAATGAACGGAGGAATGGAGTACATAACCAATACCCATTTAACCTGGAGGGTTCTCCACGACAAGAGGGCAGAGCAAGACTACGATGCCAGTTCCCTGATCTCCCATGAGCTGGCCCACCAGTGGTTCGGCGACCTGGTAACCACTAAGGATTGGGCTAACATATGGCTCAACGAAGCCTTTGCTAGCTATTTTCAAGCCCTATTCACGGAGAAGATAAAGGGGAAGGACGAGTTTATCTACGATCTGTATATAAAATTCAAGACATATCTGGAAGAGTACTCAGAGTACTCCAGACCCATTGTGTTTAGATATTATAAATGGCCAGACGAGCTTTTCGATAGGCACACCTACAGGAAGGGTTCCCTAGTGCTCCACACGTTGAGGAACATCGTGGGAGATGAGATATTCAGGGAAGGGATAAGGAATTACCTTGAGGAATTTTCAGGAAAGGCCGTTGACACTGAAGACTTCAGAAAAGTTATGGAGAGGACCTCAGGGCTAGATCTCACCCAGTTTTTTGACCTTTACCTATACTCGGCAGGGCACCCTGAGCTAAGCCTCAGCGTTAGGTACTCTGACAAACCTGTCATGATTCTGGAACAAGCCCAGGATGTTTTATTTCCCCTAGAGATCGATGTGAAAATTGTTACATCCAGTGGCGAGGAAATTAGGAAGGTAAAAATGGAATCCAAGAAAATGGAACTAGACCTGCCCAAAAGCCTGCTTTACATATGTGTGGACCCTGAATTTCGAACCTTCGTGTGGGTCAACGATAATCAGGGCGAGGAGCTTCTCATACGCGAGGCTGACGATAGGGACGTTATGTGTAGCATAAGGGCAGCAAATTCGCTCTCCAAGTTCACGAGCGAAAGGGCTGTAAACGCTTTAGGTAAATTGTTGGACCACAAGTTTTGGGGGGTATCTTATGAAGCAGCAATTAACCTAGGGAAAGTAAAGACCAAGGGGGCGTTAAAGGAGCTAAAGGACCACGTTCCTGCTAATTCAAAGGCTAGGAGAGGTGTAGCTAAGTCTCTTTCAGAGTTTAAGTATGATGAAGAAGCAGCCGAGTTCGTCAATAGTTTACTTCAGAAGGAGGATAGCTACTACGTTAAGGCAGAGCTTCTACGTAGTCTGGGCAAAATAAGCATTCAAAGGTATGAGGAGACCGTCAGGAAGTATTACTCTGAGGACAGTCACCTTGATGTGGTGAGATCTGCAGTCATAGAGGCCCTTGCCAACTTCGGGTCTCAGGAGAACTTCAATTTCCTTGTGGAGAAGGCGTTTAATGGGGAAAGCCTCCCCATAAGAGAATCTGCCACTAGATGGCTCGGTAAGTTTGGTGAAAGGGCCGTAGAACCGTTATCGGCCTTAGTTAAAGATGAGTTCCCCACGGTGAGGTCATCCGCCATTGAAGCCCTTGCTGAGACCTCAAGTCTGAAGGCTATTCCTGTCCTGAAGTCGGTAGTGAACAATGAGGACGAGGATGGACGCCTGAGGGCAACGGCTCTAAGAAAGGTTTACGCCATGGGAAAGGTTGAACCGAAAAAGTGA